A single window of Halotalea alkalilenta DNA harbors:
- the trmL gene encoding tRNA (uridine(34)/cytosine(34)/5-carboxymethylaminomethyluridine(34)-2'-O)-methyltransferase TrmL, whose protein sequence is MLDIVLFEPEIAPNTGNIIRLCANTGFRLHLIEPLGFELDDKRLRRAGLDYHEWAQARVHADYPAFLAEIAPKRIFAITTKGRLAHDAPRYAPGDALLFGPESRGLPRALIESLPEAQRLRIPMRENSRSLNLSNACAVMVYESWRQLGFTGAVPTSPAGADR, encoded by the coding sequence ATGCTCGACATCGTCCTCTTCGAGCCGGAGATCGCGCCCAATACCGGCAACATCATTCGTCTCTGCGCCAACACAGGCTTCAGGCTGCATCTGATCGAACCGCTCGGTTTCGAGCTCGATGACAAGCGTTTGCGCCGGGCCGGGCTCGACTATCACGAGTGGGCGCAGGCCAGGGTGCATGCCGACTATCCGGCCTTTCTCGCCGAAATCGCGCCCAAGCGGATATTCGCGATCACCACCAAGGGTCGGCTGGCCCACGACGCGCCGCGCTATGCGCCGGGAGATGCGCTGCTGTTCGGCCCCGAGAGCCGTGGCTTGCCGAGGGCGCTGATCGAGTCGCTGCCCGAAGCCCAGCGTCTGCGTATCCCGATGCGCGAGAACAGCCGCAGCCTGAATCTTTCCAACGCTTGCGCGGTGATGGTGTACGAATCCTGGCGCCAGCTCGGTTTCACTGGCGCCGTGCCGACCAGCCCAGCAGGAGCGGATCGATGA
- a CDS encoding response regulator transcription factor — MNLLLVEDDQMLGESICDGARQSGWHIDHVGDAIAARSALIDHTYAAVLLDIGLPGDSGLSVLRSMRGRYDATPVLILTARGQLSERIAGLDAGADDYLIKPFQFDELWARVRSVVRRSQGRVVPVFTYGDVRIDRSKRVVTKASVEVALSAHEYRTLLALVERAGHVVTRDHLHNVVYGTSSNVESNTIAVFIHQLRRKLGDDLVRTVHGLGYVIGQPTA; from the coding sequence ATGAACCTTCTCCTCGTTGAAGACGACCAGATGCTGGGCGAGTCCATTTGCGACGGCGCACGCCAAAGCGGCTGGCACATTGACCATGTCGGTGATGCAATTGCGGCGCGCAGCGCGCTGATAGACCATACCTATGCTGCCGTTCTGCTCGATATCGGTCTTCCGGGAGACTCGGGCCTGTCCGTGTTGCGTTCCATGCGTGGGCGTTACGATGCCACGCCGGTGCTGATCCTCACCGCACGCGGCCAACTCAGCGAGCGCATCGCCGGCTTGGACGCAGGCGCTGATGACTATCTGATAAAGCCATTCCAGTTCGATGAACTCTGGGCGCGGGTGCGCTCGGTGGTCCGCCGCAGCCAGGGGCGTGTCGTTCCGGTATTTACCTACGGCGACGTGCGCATTGACCGCAGCAAACGCGTAGTCACCAAGGCCAGTGTCGAGGTCGCCCTCAGTGCCCACGAATACCGCACTTTGCTCGCCCTGGTCGAGCGGGCCGGCCATGTCGTCACACGCGACCATCTGCACAATGTCGTTTACGGTACGTCCAGCAACGTAGAGAGCAACACCATTGCCGTGTTCATCCACCAGCTGCGCCGCAAGCTCGGGGACGACCTGGTCCGGACCGTTCACGGACTCGGGTACGTCATTGGGCAGCCAACCGCATGA
- a CDS encoding ATP-binding protein, whose translation MKSRSFNAQLILVIVAVIALCWAVVLGVVLTQFSLNRASTWDEKLGAIATQLLVTIPADSDFDGEGGPGLKLRTAPGTEHEPLVFQIWVDRNRMVAGTPGAPESPLQPDFADGAASTLVEGQKWRVYSASDSTGRVTVQVGNLQSAVDADMRHEAAHALVLATVLLVIAGFIMWLVSQAALKPVRALGVAMRHRRRFDFTPLPLDRLPRELHPLVDSFNHVLRQLDEAIEGERRFIGDAAHELRTPLSALQAQAEIALGATDPQNKDAALRKLLVVARRSTRLSEQLLDLASINAGAKAPRHVPADLSKLVQHVAQEFEVYASLNQRSLFLDVHACTISCDIDEIGILLRNLMHNAMRYTCEGGNVLVRCGYQKPSGNEPVPMVYLEVADDGPGVPAEEREAIFERFHRVAGTPVRGSGIGLSLVADIAESHNATIQTGTGLEDRGLMVRIVFPGVDEPQLPE comes from the coding sequence ATGAAGTCGCGCTCCTTCAACGCGCAACTGATACTGGTGATCGTCGCGGTCATCGCCCTTTGCTGGGCGGTAGTGCTCGGGGTCGTGCTCACGCAGTTCTCGCTCAACCGAGCCAGCACTTGGGATGAGAAACTCGGCGCCATAGCGACCCAACTACTGGTCACGATCCCCGCCGATAGCGATTTCGACGGAGAAGGCGGCCCGGGGCTCAAGCTGCGCACGGCCCCAGGCACCGAGCACGAGCCTCTCGTGTTCCAGATCTGGGTCGATCGCAACCGGATGGTCGCCGGTACTCCAGGGGCGCCCGAGTCGCCGCTCCAGCCTGACTTCGCCGATGGCGCAGCCTCGACCCTGGTAGAAGGCCAAAAGTGGCGTGTCTACTCTGCATCCGATAGCACCGGGCGGGTAACCGTCCAAGTGGGTAATCTTCAGAGCGCCGTAGACGCAGACATGCGCCACGAGGCAGCCCACGCGCTTGTGCTGGCAACGGTGTTGCTCGTGATCGCTGGTTTCATCATGTGGCTCGTGAGCCAAGCGGCACTAAAGCCGGTTCGCGCACTAGGGGTGGCGATGCGCCATCGCCGTCGCTTCGATTTCACCCCCTTGCCGCTGGATCGCCTGCCGCGGGAACTGCATCCATTGGTCGACTCCTTCAATCACGTCCTCAGGCAACTCGACGAGGCCATCGAAGGCGAGCGTCGCTTCATCGGCGATGCGGCCCATGAACTACGCACCCCCTTGTCCGCTTTACAGGCACAGGCCGAGATCGCACTGGGAGCCACCGATCCCCAGAACAAAGATGCCGCGCTCAGAAAGCTGCTGGTGGTCGCCAGGCGCAGCACAAGGCTGTCCGAGCAGCTGCTCGATCTGGCGAGCATCAATGCCGGCGCCAAGGCGCCCAGGCACGTACCGGCCGATCTGAGCAAACTGGTGCAGCACGTCGCCCAGGAGTTCGAGGTCTACGCCAGCCTGAACCAACGCTCGCTCTTCCTCGATGTGCATGCCTGCACGATCTCGTGCGACATCGATGAAATCGGCATTCTGCTGCGCAACCTGATGCACAACGCCATGCGCTACACCTGCGAAGGAGGCAACGTGCTCGTGCGCTGCGGTTACCAGAAACCCTCGGGGAACGAGCCGGTGCCCATGGTCTACCTGGAAGTCGCAGATGACGGCCCTGGCGTTCCGGCCGAGGAGCGCGAGGCCATCTTCGAGCGCTTCCACCGGGTCGCGGGCACACCCGTGCGCGGCAGCGGTATCGGCCTGTCGCTGGTGGCGGACATTGCCGAGTCGCACAATGCCACCATCCAGACCGGCACCGGACTGGAGGACCGAGGGCTCATGGTGCGCATTGTGTTTCCCGGCGTTGACGAGCCCCAGCTCCCTGAGTGA
- a CDS encoding efflux transporter outer membrane subunit: protein MLLAVLAGCATQAPYQSKRLEAPEAWTLPAAETTQATVGDEAWWRQLNDPAIDALVDAALADSPSIAQAIARVDEARALLGATSAQRMPTVDIDGNTTRARSLNTDSPSGGTTLSTQSSLGLGLSWEIDLFGRVRNSVEAGMQRLQARDADARAARLALTSQIGDLVLASRACELSTAVLREEIGSREKTLRLTRRRLDTGFVAPIEEARAQSGLATARTTLATREEACARNINALVAASGQPRGAVQAMVAMDTRAPSVAERVSAIAPAPVVQLALPASVLAAHPAVVAAEREAAAAWSEIAVARAERLPRLDLAAALSGQWLRAAGQSLGETVWSLGPTLGGPLFDGGRGAANVDAAQARYRAADENLRLVVRSAAQDVENAMAAIASANERRRSTLDAVTAAQRVLDATQARWNVGAESLFEVEDARRQLANAQDSAIAAAHDSSRAWIALVRASGHATAATTGGALS, encoded by the coding sequence TTGCTGCTGGCCGTGCTGGCGGGTTGTGCAACCCAGGCGCCGTACCAGTCGAAGCGCCTGGAGGCGCCCGAGGCCTGGACCCTGCCCGCCGCGGAAACGACGCAGGCCACAGTCGGTGATGAGGCCTGGTGGCGCCAGCTCAACGATCCCGCGATCGATGCCTTGGTGGACGCCGCCCTCGCCGACAGCCCCAGCATCGCTCAAGCCATCGCCAGGGTCGACGAGGCCCGCGCCTTGCTCGGCGCCACCTCGGCGCAGCGCATGCCCACCGTGGACATCGACGGCAACACCACCCGAGCCCGCAGCCTGAACACCGACAGCCCGAGCGGCGGCACGACCCTGAGCACGCAGAGCAGCCTCGGGCTGGGGCTGTCCTGGGAGATCGACCTGTTCGGCCGGGTACGCAACTCGGTCGAAGCCGGCATGCAGCGGCTCCAGGCGCGCGACGCCGATGCCAGGGCTGCGCGGCTGGCGCTGACCTCGCAGATTGGCGACCTGGTGCTGGCGTCGCGCGCCTGCGAGCTGTCCACCGCCGTGCTGCGCGAGGAAATCGGCTCGCGCGAAAAGACCCTCAGGCTGACCCGCAGGCGGCTGGACACTGGCTTCGTCGCCCCCATCGAAGAAGCGCGGGCGCAAAGCGGCCTGGCCACTGCGCGCACGACGCTGGCCACGCGCGAGGAAGCCTGCGCACGCAACATCAACGCACTGGTGGCGGCCAGCGGCCAGCCGCGCGGCGCCGTACAAGCCATGGTCGCCATGGACACTCGGGCGCCCAGCGTGGCCGAGCGGGTGAGCGCCATCGCGCCCGCGCCCGTGGTCCAGCTGGCCCTGCCGGCCAGCGTCCTTGCGGCCCACCCGGCGGTGGTCGCGGCCGAACGCGAAGCCGCGGCGGCCTGGTCGGAGATCGCGGTCGCGCGCGCCGAGCGCCTGCCCCGGCTCGATCTGGCCGCTGCGCTGAGCGGACAGTGGCTGCGGGCCGCCGGTCAATCCCTGGGCGAGACCGTCTGGTCCCTCGGGCCGACGCTTGGTGGCCCACTCTTCGACGGTGGCCGGGGCGCGGCCAATGTCGACGCGGCCCAGGCCCGCTACCGCGCCGCCGACGAAAACCTGCGGCTGGTGGTGCGTTCGGCCGCGCAGGACGTCGAGAACGCCATGGCCGCCATCGCGTCGGCCAACGAGCGCCGGCGCAGCACGCTGGACGCCGTCACCGCCGCACAGCGCGTGCTGGACGCAACGCAGGCGCGCTGGAACGTCGGTGCCGAAAGCTTGTTCGAGGTCGAAGACGCACGTCGACAGCTCGCCAACGCCCAGGACAGCGCCATCGCCGCGGCTCACGACAGCAGCCGGGCCTGGATCGCGCTGGTGCGCGCCTCGGGCCACGCCACCGCGGCCACCACGGGTGGTGCGCTGTCATGA